From a region of the Cucumis sativus cultivar 9930 chromosome 6, Cucumber_9930_V3, whole genome shotgun sequence genome:
- the LOC101208018 gene encoding zinc finger CCCH domain-containing protein 38 isoform X2, whose translation MSGSGRKRTSKWDLREDSHVETDIAQEHGWPGKESRPGWISPELAGDDGSKWSGMETTNGISKPKQDWGLLLEEPFPGTRASHKEDYTSKGYNKDLEGTAEWDADDKSYSTRMSPGLDEWRRHRSSLSDRNDGSRGRSRSRSWSRSRSRSRSPHSFKRDSAFHDRNRNRSRVSTQLCREFVSGRCRRGNGCQFLHQDNQIMDDSWDSRNRKGGRSLRSTPHDFRDYPRSGRSAAQCTDFVKGRCHRGASCKYPHDSAFHDLSRGSPNDISRDRENDRSKEAYFSRGEREPGNSSLVTCKFFAAGTCRNGKNCKFSHHSQPRASPERKSSTDRWEQDPFSDGRERLWDGSKSSELASASDFTQLREDKGEQIASQEPSYTWASEQKWVHGLNNESKTQWDQTVGVKAVQGNKNDTILSKAEDTGGCIGTSDPRGHRKWPSDDMEMSPDWHYPVQPSNHVVKSDCNIVPDSGSKTSIALATLSHAIVQEALAKKQDIAIEPITADNTHFRQNLNLTKDVTIASAFNDKITMDKTIASHAEGNPSSNTVLVQRMAYHTDHPGGTVMNPKVSDGNFRVKQKEEDGSVPGINSGTTIAPNIVTSEQITQLTNLSVSLAQYFGNVQPLPQIYNSLNTQSVSETASFSYSDASTGALGLPMKSGPVVESSKQHDSALCNSLELKKLEVTKTPSDCLPNSAGQKIATEVKDEVQMPNLPLSSDPRDKVGISAKETFHGSDAINHAKLATEGEAIKEKNGDGDNENKTDPEDSQENDTTENANGNDGVHDKKKSKDAKGIRAFKFALVEFVKELLKPTWKEGHISKDVYKTIVKKVVDKVTGTLQGGHIPQTQEKIDHYLSFSKSKLTKLVQAYVDRVQKTA comes from the exons ATGAGTGGAAGTGGCAGAAAACGCACGTCAAAATGGGATTTGAGAGAAGATTCTCACGTTGAAACTGACATTGCGCAAGAACATGGCTGGCCTGGAAAAGAATCACGTCCTGGCTGGATTTCTCCTGAACTTGCAGGTGATGATGGTTCAAAGTGGTCTGGTATGGAGACCACCAATGGCATTTCAAAACCTAAGCAAGATTGGGGATTGCTGTTGGAGGAACCTTTCCCTGGAACCAGAGCTTCACATAAGGAGGATTACACTAGTAAAGGCTATAATAAAGATTTGGAAGGGACTGCTGAATGGGATGCTGATGATAAAAGCTACAGCACAAGAATGTCTCCTGGTCTAGATGAATGGAGAAGACATAGATCTAGCCTGTCTGATAGAAATGATGGGAGCAG GGGTAGGAGTAGAAGCCGAAGTTGGAGTAGAAGCCGGAGTAGAAGTAGAAGTCCTCATAGTTTTAAGCGAGACTCAGCATTTCATGATAGAAACAGAAACAGATCTCGTGTTTCAACTCAACTGTGCAGAGAGTTTGTTTCTGGAAGATGCAGGCGAGGTAATGGTTGTCAATTTCTTCACCAGGACAATCAAATTATGGATGATAGCTGGGATAGTAGGAACAGGAAGGGGGGCCGATCTTTAAGATCTACCCCTCATGATTTTAGAGACTATCCCAGGAGTGGTAGATCAGCTGCTCAATGTACCGATTTTGTGAAGGGAAGGTGTCATAGGGGCGCCTCTTGCAAGTATCCTCACGACAGTGCATTTCATGATCTATCACGAGGTTCTCCAAATGATATTAGTAGAGATAGGGAAAATGATAGGAGTAAAGAAGCCTACTTCTCACGTGGTGAGCGTGAACCTGGCAATAGCAGTCTTGTTACCTGTAAATTTTTTGCTGCTGGAACTTGTCGTAATGGAAAAAATTGCAAGTTTTCTCATCATAGCCAGCCACGTGCAAGTCCAGAGAGGAAATCAAGTACTGATAGATGGGAACAGGACCCATTTTCAGATGGTAGGGAACGGTTGTGGGATGGCTCAAAATCAAGTGAATTGGCCAGTGCTTCTGATTTCACTCAGTTGAGAGAGGACAAAGGTGAACAAATTGCTAGTCAAGAACCAAGTTATACATGGGCTTCGGAACAAAAATGGGTTCATGGTTTGAATAATGAGAGCAAAACTCAGTGGGATCAAACTGTTGGCGTAAAGGCAGTTCAAGGTAACAAGAATGATACCATTCTGAGCAAGGCAGAGGACACAGGTGGGTGCATAGGCACTTCTGACCCTAGAGGTCACAGAAAGTGGCCAAGTGATGATATGGAGATGTCTCCTGATTGGCACTACCCTGTGCAACCATCCAATCATGTGGTGAAAAGTGATTGCAACATTGTCCCGGATTCTGGCTCTAAAACTTCCATAGCTTTAGCCACTCTTAGCCATGCGATAGTTCAAGAAGCTCTGGCTAAGAAGCAAGACATTGCCATAGAGCCTATAACAGCTGATAATACTCATTTTCGGCAAAAccttaatttaacaaaagatGTTACTATTGCGTCAGCATTCAATGATAAGATAACAATGGACAAAACCATTGCTTCACATGCTGAAGGCAATCCTTCTAGTAACACTGTCCTTGTACAAAGAATGGCATATCACACTGATCATCCAGGGGGAACAGTAATGAATCCGAAAGTTTCAGATGGAAATTTCAGAGTCAAACAGAAGGAGGAGGATGGAAGCGTGCCTGGAATTAATTCTGGAACAACTATCGCTCCAAACATAGTAACTAGTGAACAAATTACCCAATTAACTAACCTCTCAGTCTCCCTTGCACAATATTTTGGAAATGTGCAACCCTTACCTCAAATATACAACTCTCTTAATACGCAGAGTGTTTCAGAAACAGCTTCCTTCTCTTATTCTGATGCATCCACGGGTGCGTTGGGGCTACCAATGAAGTCAGGTCCTGTAGTTGAATCCTCAAAGCAACATGATTCTGCTCTCTGTAATAGCTTGGAGCTTAAGAAGTTGGAAGTCACTAAAACACCTTCAGACTGTTTGCCGAATTCCGCTGGACAGAAAATCGCTACAGAAGTGAAGGATGAAGTCCAGATGCCAAATTTGCCTCTGTCATCTGATCCCCGTGACAAGGTTGGCATCTCTGCTAAAGAAACTTTTCATGGGAGTGATGCAATAAATCATGCGAAGCTTGCAACTGAGGGTGAGGCtatcaaagagaaaaatggtGATGGGGATAATGAGAACAAGACTGACCCAGAGGATTCTCAAGAGAATGATACTACAGAAAATGCAAATGGGAATGATGGGGTCCAtgataagaagaaaagtaagGATGCCAAGGGAATTCGTGCCTTTAAATTTGCACTTGTGGAATTTGTCAAGGAACTTTTGAAACCTACATGGAAGGAAGGTCATATCAGCAAAGATGTTTATAAAACCATAGTCAAGAAAGTAGTGGACAAAGTGACAGGTACCTTACAGGGGGGTCATATTCCTCAAACGCAGGAGAAAATTGATCACtacctttcattttcaaaatcaaagctCACTAAACTTGTTCAG
- the LOC101208018 gene encoding zinc finger CCCH domain-containing protein 38 isoform X5, protein MDDSWDSRNRKGGRSLRSTPHDFRDYPRSGRSAAQCTDFVKGRCHRGASCKYPHDSAFHDLSRGSPNDISRDRENDRSKEAYFSRGEREPGNSSLVTCKFFAAGTCRNGKNCKFSHHSQPRASPERKSSTDRWEQDPFSDGRERLWDGSKSSELASASDFTQLREDKGEQIASQEPSYTWASEQKWVHGLNNESKTQWDQTVGVKAVQGNKNDTILSKAEDTGGCIGTSDPRGHRKWPSDDMEMSPDWHYPVQPSNHVVKSDCNIVPDSGSKTSIALATLSHAIVQEALAKKQDIAIEPITADNTHFRQNLNLTKDVTIASAFNDKITMDKTIASHAEGNPSSNTVLVQRMAYHTDHPGGTVMNPKVSDGNFRVKQKEEDGSVPGINSGTTIAPNIVTSEQITQLTNLSVSLAQYFGNVQPLPQIYNSLNTQSVSETASFSYSDASTGALGLPMKSGPVVESSKQHDSALCNSLELKKLEVTKTPSDCLPNSAGQKIATEVKDEVQMPNLPLSSDPRDKVGISAKETFHGSDAINHAKLATEGEAIKEKNGDGDNENKTDPEDSQENDTTENANGNDGVHDKKKSKDAKGIRAFKFALVEFVKELLKPTWKEGHISKDVYKTIVKKVVDKVTGTLQGGHIPQTQEKIDHYLSFSKSKLTKLVQAYVDRVQKTA, encoded by the coding sequence ATGGATGATAGCTGGGATAGTAGGAACAGGAAGGGGGGCCGATCTTTAAGATCTACCCCTCATGATTTTAGAGACTATCCCAGGAGTGGTAGATCAGCTGCTCAATGTACCGATTTTGTGAAGGGAAGGTGTCATAGGGGCGCCTCTTGCAAGTATCCTCACGACAGTGCATTTCATGATCTATCACGAGGTTCTCCAAATGATATTAGTAGAGATAGGGAAAATGATAGGAGTAAAGAAGCCTACTTCTCACGTGGTGAGCGTGAACCTGGCAATAGCAGTCTTGTTACCTGTAAATTTTTTGCTGCTGGAACTTGTCGTAATGGAAAAAATTGCAAGTTTTCTCATCATAGCCAGCCACGTGCAAGTCCAGAGAGGAAATCAAGTACTGATAGATGGGAACAGGACCCATTTTCAGATGGTAGGGAACGGTTGTGGGATGGCTCAAAATCAAGTGAATTGGCCAGTGCTTCTGATTTCACTCAGTTGAGAGAGGACAAAGGTGAACAAATTGCTAGTCAAGAACCAAGTTATACATGGGCTTCGGAACAAAAATGGGTTCATGGTTTGAATAATGAGAGCAAAACTCAGTGGGATCAAACTGTTGGCGTAAAGGCAGTTCAAGGTAACAAGAATGATACCATTCTGAGCAAGGCAGAGGACACAGGTGGGTGCATAGGCACTTCTGACCCTAGAGGTCACAGAAAGTGGCCAAGTGATGATATGGAGATGTCTCCTGATTGGCACTACCCTGTGCAACCATCCAATCATGTGGTGAAAAGTGATTGCAACATTGTCCCGGATTCTGGCTCTAAAACTTCCATAGCTTTAGCCACTCTTAGCCATGCGATAGTTCAAGAAGCTCTGGCTAAGAAGCAAGACATTGCCATAGAGCCTATAACAGCTGATAATACTCATTTTCGGCAAAAccttaatttaacaaaagatGTTACTATTGCGTCAGCATTCAATGATAAGATAACAATGGACAAAACCATTGCTTCACATGCTGAAGGCAATCCTTCTAGTAACACTGTCCTTGTACAAAGAATGGCATATCACACTGATCATCCAGGGGGAACAGTAATGAATCCGAAAGTTTCAGATGGAAATTTCAGAGTCAAACAGAAGGAGGAGGATGGAAGCGTGCCTGGAATTAATTCTGGAACAACTATCGCTCCAAACATAGTAACTAGTGAACAAATTACCCAATTAACTAACCTCTCAGTCTCCCTTGCACAATATTTTGGAAATGTGCAACCCTTACCTCAAATATACAACTCTCTTAATACGCAGAGTGTTTCAGAAACAGCTTCCTTCTCTTATTCTGATGCATCCACGGGTGCGTTGGGGCTACCAATGAAGTCAGGTCCTGTAGTTGAATCCTCAAAGCAACATGATTCTGCTCTCTGTAATAGCTTGGAGCTTAAGAAGTTGGAAGTCACTAAAACACCTTCAGACTGTTTGCCGAATTCCGCTGGACAGAAAATCGCTACAGAAGTGAAGGATGAAGTCCAGATGCCAAATTTGCCTCTGTCATCTGATCCCCGTGACAAGGTTGGCATCTCTGCTAAAGAAACTTTTCATGGGAGTGATGCAATAAATCATGCGAAGCTTGCAACTGAGGGTGAGGCtatcaaagagaaaaatggtGATGGGGATAATGAGAACAAGACTGACCCAGAGGATTCTCAAGAGAATGATACTACAGAAAATGCAAATGGGAATGATGGGGTCCAtgataagaagaaaagtaagGATGCCAAGGGAATTCGTGCCTTTAAATTTGCACTTGTGGAATTTGTCAAGGAACTTTTGAAACCTACATGGAAGGAAGGTCATATCAGCAAAGATGTTTATAAAACCATAGTCAAGAAAGTAGTGGACAAAGTGACAGGTACCTTACAGGGGGGTCATATTCCTCAAACGCAGGAGAAAATTGATCACtacctttcattttcaaaatcaaagctCACTAAACTTGTTCAG
- the LOC101208018 gene encoding zinc finger CCCH domain-containing protein 38 isoform X3: MDAVHFKHCKFNLLNVGRSRSRSWSRSRSRSRSPHSFKRDSAFHDRNRNRSRVSTQLCREFVSGRCRRGNGCQFLHQDNQIMDDSWDSRNRKGGRSLRSTPHDFRDYPRSGRSAAQCTDFVKGRCHRGASCKYPHDSAFHDLSRGSPNDISRDRENDRSKEAYFSRGEREPGNSSLVTCKFFAAGTCRNGKNCKFSHHSQPRASPERKSSTDRWEQDPFSDGRERLWDGSKSSELASASDFTQLREDKGEQIASQEPSYTWASEQKWVHGLNNESKTQWDQTVGVKAVQGNKNDTILSKAEDTGGCIGTSDPRGHRKWPSDDMEMSPDWHYPVQPSNHVVKSDCNIVPDSGSKTSIALATLSHAIVQEALAKKQDIAIEPITADNTHFRQNLNLTKDVTIASAFNDKITMDKTIASHAEGNPSSNTVLVQRMAYHTDHPGGTVMNPKVSDGNFRVKQKEEDGSVPGINSGTTIAPNIVTSEQITQLTNLSVSLAQYFGNVQPLPQIYNSLNTQSVSETASFSYSDASTGALGLPMKSGPVVESSKQHDSALCNSLELKKLEVTKTPSDCLPNSAGQKIATEVKDEVQMPNLPLSSDPRDKVGISAKETFHGSDAINHAKLATEGEAIKEKNGDGDNENKTDPEDSQENDTTENANGNDGVHDKKKSKDAKGIRAFKFALVEFVKELLKPTWKEGHISKDVYKTIVKKVVDKVTGTLQGGHIPQTQEKIDHYLSFSKSKLTKLVQAYVDRVQKTA, encoded by the exons ATGGATGCCGTCCACTTCAAGCATTGTAAATTTAACTTACTCAATGT GGGTAGGAGTAGAAGCCGAAGTTGGAGTAGAAGCCGGAGTAGAAGTAGAAGTCCTCATAGTTTTAAGCGAGACTCAGCATTTCATGATAGAAACAGAAACAGATCTCGTGTTTCAACTCAACTGTGCAGAGAGTTTGTTTCTGGAAGATGCAGGCGAGGTAATGGTTGTCAATTTCTTCACCAGGACAATCAAATTATGGATGATAGCTGGGATAGTAGGAACAGGAAGGGGGGCCGATCTTTAAGATCTACCCCTCATGATTTTAGAGACTATCCCAGGAGTGGTAGATCAGCTGCTCAATGTACCGATTTTGTGAAGGGAAGGTGTCATAGGGGCGCCTCTTGCAAGTATCCTCACGACAGTGCATTTCATGATCTATCACGAGGTTCTCCAAATGATATTAGTAGAGATAGGGAAAATGATAGGAGTAAAGAAGCCTACTTCTCACGTGGTGAGCGTGAACCTGGCAATAGCAGTCTTGTTACCTGTAAATTTTTTGCTGCTGGAACTTGTCGTAATGGAAAAAATTGCAAGTTTTCTCATCATAGCCAGCCACGTGCAAGTCCAGAGAGGAAATCAAGTACTGATAGATGGGAACAGGACCCATTTTCAGATGGTAGGGAACGGTTGTGGGATGGCTCAAAATCAAGTGAATTGGCCAGTGCTTCTGATTTCACTCAGTTGAGAGAGGACAAAGGTGAACAAATTGCTAGTCAAGAACCAAGTTATACATGGGCTTCGGAACAAAAATGGGTTCATGGTTTGAATAATGAGAGCAAAACTCAGTGGGATCAAACTGTTGGCGTAAAGGCAGTTCAAGGTAACAAGAATGATACCATTCTGAGCAAGGCAGAGGACACAGGTGGGTGCATAGGCACTTCTGACCCTAGAGGTCACAGAAAGTGGCCAAGTGATGATATGGAGATGTCTCCTGATTGGCACTACCCTGTGCAACCATCCAATCATGTGGTGAAAAGTGATTGCAACATTGTCCCGGATTCTGGCTCTAAAACTTCCATAGCTTTAGCCACTCTTAGCCATGCGATAGTTCAAGAAGCTCTGGCTAAGAAGCAAGACATTGCCATAGAGCCTATAACAGCTGATAATACTCATTTTCGGCAAAAccttaatttaacaaaagatGTTACTATTGCGTCAGCATTCAATGATAAGATAACAATGGACAAAACCATTGCTTCACATGCTGAAGGCAATCCTTCTAGTAACACTGTCCTTGTACAAAGAATGGCATATCACACTGATCATCCAGGGGGAACAGTAATGAATCCGAAAGTTTCAGATGGAAATTTCAGAGTCAAACAGAAGGAGGAGGATGGAAGCGTGCCTGGAATTAATTCTGGAACAACTATCGCTCCAAACATAGTAACTAGTGAACAAATTACCCAATTAACTAACCTCTCAGTCTCCCTTGCACAATATTTTGGAAATGTGCAACCCTTACCTCAAATATACAACTCTCTTAATACGCAGAGTGTTTCAGAAACAGCTTCCTTCTCTTATTCTGATGCATCCACGGGTGCGTTGGGGCTACCAATGAAGTCAGGTCCTGTAGTTGAATCCTCAAAGCAACATGATTCTGCTCTCTGTAATAGCTTGGAGCTTAAGAAGTTGGAAGTCACTAAAACACCTTCAGACTGTTTGCCGAATTCCGCTGGACAGAAAATCGCTACAGAAGTGAAGGATGAAGTCCAGATGCCAAATTTGCCTCTGTCATCTGATCCCCGTGACAAGGTTGGCATCTCTGCTAAAGAAACTTTTCATGGGAGTGATGCAATAAATCATGCGAAGCTTGCAACTGAGGGTGAGGCtatcaaagagaaaaatggtGATGGGGATAATGAGAACAAGACTGACCCAGAGGATTCTCAAGAGAATGATACTACAGAAAATGCAAATGGGAATGATGGGGTCCAtgataagaagaaaagtaagGATGCCAAGGGAATTCGTGCCTTTAAATTTGCACTTGTGGAATTTGTCAAGGAACTTTTGAAACCTACATGGAAGGAAGGTCATATCAGCAAAGATGTTTATAAAACCATAGTCAAGAAAGTAGTGGACAAAGTGACAGGTACCTTACAGGGGGGTCATATTCCTCAAACGCAGGAGAAAATTGATCACtacctttcattttcaaaatcaaagctCACTAAACTTGTTCAG
- the LOC101208018 gene encoding zinc finger CCCH domain-containing protein 38 isoform X1, producing the protein MSGSGRKRTSKWDLREDSHVETDIAQEHGWPGKESRPGWISPELAGDDGSKWSGMETTNGISKPKQDWGLLLEEPFPGTRASHKEDYTSKGYNKDLEGTAEWDADDKSYSTRMSPGLDEWRRHRSSLSDRNDGSRSVRGRSRSRSWSRSRSRSRSPHSFKRDSAFHDRNRNRSRVSTQLCREFVSGRCRRGNGCQFLHQDNQIMDDSWDSRNRKGGRSLRSTPHDFRDYPRSGRSAAQCTDFVKGRCHRGASCKYPHDSAFHDLSRGSPNDISRDRENDRSKEAYFSRGEREPGNSSLVTCKFFAAGTCRNGKNCKFSHHSQPRASPERKSSTDRWEQDPFSDGRERLWDGSKSSELASASDFTQLREDKGEQIASQEPSYTWASEQKWVHGLNNESKTQWDQTVGVKAVQGNKNDTILSKAEDTGGCIGTSDPRGHRKWPSDDMEMSPDWHYPVQPSNHVVKSDCNIVPDSGSKTSIALATLSHAIVQEALAKKQDIAIEPITADNTHFRQNLNLTKDVTIASAFNDKITMDKTIASHAEGNPSSNTVLVQRMAYHTDHPGGTVMNPKVSDGNFRVKQKEEDGSVPGINSGTTIAPNIVTSEQITQLTNLSVSLAQYFGNVQPLPQIYNSLNTQSVSETASFSYSDASTGALGLPMKSGPVVESSKQHDSALCNSLELKKLEVTKTPSDCLPNSAGQKIATEVKDEVQMPNLPLSSDPRDKVGISAKETFHGSDAINHAKLATEGEAIKEKNGDGDNENKTDPEDSQENDTTENANGNDGVHDKKKSKDAKGIRAFKFALVEFVKELLKPTWKEGHISKDVYKTIVKKVVDKVTGTLQGGHIPQTQEKIDHYLSFSKSKLTKLVQAYVDRVQKTA; encoded by the exons ATGAGTGGAAGTGGCAGAAAACGCACGTCAAAATGGGATTTGAGAGAAGATTCTCACGTTGAAACTGACATTGCGCAAGAACATGGCTGGCCTGGAAAAGAATCACGTCCTGGCTGGATTTCTCCTGAACTTGCAGGTGATGATGGTTCAAAGTGGTCTGGTATGGAGACCACCAATGGCATTTCAAAACCTAAGCAAGATTGGGGATTGCTGTTGGAGGAACCTTTCCCTGGAACCAGAGCTTCACATAAGGAGGATTACACTAGTAAAGGCTATAATAAAGATTTGGAAGGGACTGCTGAATGGGATGCTGATGATAAAAGCTACAGCACAAGAATGTCTCCTGGTCTAGATGAATGGAGAAGACATAGATCTAGCCTGTCTGATAGAAATGATGGGAGCAGGTCAGTGAG GGGTAGGAGTAGAAGCCGAAGTTGGAGTAGAAGCCGGAGTAGAAGTAGAAGTCCTCATAGTTTTAAGCGAGACTCAGCATTTCATGATAGAAACAGAAACAGATCTCGTGTTTCAACTCAACTGTGCAGAGAGTTTGTTTCTGGAAGATGCAGGCGAGGTAATGGTTGTCAATTTCTTCACCAGGACAATCAAATTATGGATGATAGCTGGGATAGTAGGAACAGGAAGGGGGGCCGATCTTTAAGATCTACCCCTCATGATTTTAGAGACTATCCCAGGAGTGGTAGATCAGCTGCTCAATGTACCGATTTTGTGAAGGGAAGGTGTCATAGGGGCGCCTCTTGCAAGTATCCTCACGACAGTGCATTTCATGATCTATCACGAGGTTCTCCAAATGATATTAGTAGAGATAGGGAAAATGATAGGAGTAAAGAAGCCTACTTCTCACGTGGTGAGCGTGAACCTGGCAATAGCAGTCTTGTTACCTGTAAATTTTTTGCTGCTGGAACTTGTCGTAATGGAAAAAATTGCAAGTTTTCTCATCATAGCCAGCCACGTGCAAGTCCAGAGAGGAAATCAAGTACTGATAGATGGGAACAGGACCCATTTTCAGATGGTAGGGAACGGTTGTGGGATGGCTCAAAATCAAGTGAATTGGCCAGTGCTTCTGATTTCACTCAGTTGAGAGAGGACAAAGGTGAACAAATTGCTAGTCAAGAACCAAGTTATACATGGGCTTCGGAACAAAAATGGGTTCATGGTTTGAATAATGAGAGCAAAACTCAGTGGGATCAAACTGTTGGCGTAAAGGCAGTTCAAGGTAACAAGAATGATACCATTCTGAGCAAGGCAGAGGACACAGGTGGGTGCATAGGCACTTCTGACCCTAGAGGTCACAGAAAGTGGCCAAGTGATGATATGGAGATGTCTCCTGATTGGCACTACCCTGTGCAACCATCCAATCATGTGGTGAAAAGTGATTGCAACATTGTCCCGGATTCTGGCTCTAAAACTTCCATAGCTTTAGCCACTCTTAGCCATGCGATAGTTCAAGAAGCTCTGGCTAAGAAGCAAGACATTGCCATAGAGCCTATAACAGCTGATAATACTCATTTTCGGCAAAAccttaatttaacaaaagatGTTACTATTGCGTCAGCATTCAATGATAAGATAACAATGGACAAAACCATTGCTTCACATGCTGAAGGCAATCCTTCTAGTAACACTGTCCTTGTACAAAGAATGGCATATCACACTGATCATCCAGGGGGAACAGTAATGAATCCGAAAGTTTCAGATGGAAATTTCAGAGTCAAACAGAAGGAGGAGGATGGAAGCGTGCCTGGAATTAATTCTGGAACAACTATCGCTCCAAACATAGTAACTAGTGAACAAATTACCCAATTAACTAACCTCTCAGTCTCCCTTGCACAATATTTTGGAAATGTGCAACCCTTACCTCAAATATACAACTCTCTTAATACGCAGAGTGTTTCAGAAACAGCTTCCTTCTCTTATTCTGATGCATCCACGGGTGCGTTGGGGCTACCAATGAAGTCAGGTCCTGTAGTTGAATCCTCAAAGCAACATGATTCTGCTCTCTGTAATAGCTTGGAGCTTAAGAAGTTGGAAGTCACTAAAACACCTTCAGACTGTTTGCCGAATTCCGCTGGACAGAAAATCGCTACAGAAGTGAAGGATGAAGTCCAGATGCCAAATTTGCCTCTGTCATCTGATCCCCGTGACAAGGTTGGCATCTCTGCTAAAGAAACTTTTCATGGGAGTGATGCAATAAATCATGCGAAGCTTGCAACTGAGGGTGAGGCtatcaaagagaaaaatggtGATGGGGATAATGAGAACAAGACTGACCCAGAGGATTCTCAAGAGAATGATACTACAGAAAATGCAAATGGGAATGATGGGGTCCAtgataagaagaaaagtaagGATGCCAAGGGAATTCGTGCCTTTAAATTTGCACTTGTGGAATTTGTCAAGGAACTTTTGAAACCTACATGGAAGGAAGGTCATATCAGCAAAGATGTTTATAAAACCATAGTCAAGAAAGTAGTGGACAAAGTGACAGGTACCTTACAGGGGGGTCATATTCCTCAAACGCAGGAGAAAATTGATCACtacctttcattttcaaaatcaaagctCACTAAACTTGTTCAG